The Triticum aestivum cultivar Chinese Spring chromosome 3A, IWGSC CS RefSeq v2.1, whole genome shotgun sequence genome includes a region encoding these proteins:
- the LOC123063146 gene encoding 50S ribosomal protein L27, chloroplastic: protein MAFTLVGAFKGLSLASSSSFLRGDRAALPGGTTGGVGVATLPARGLTIQMAHKKGAGSTKNGRDSKGQRLGVKIYGDQLAKPGAIIIRQRGTKVYPGNNVGMGKDHTLFSLIDGLVKFEKYGPDRKKVSVYPYEKQPENPNSYRARKRENFRLQRERLKARAEGTYEPELVLAAADASVEVNADC, encoded by the exons ATGGCGTTCACGCTGGTGGGAGCCTTCAAGGGCCTGTCCctcgcgtcctcctcctccttcctccgcgGCGACCGCGCCGCGCTCCCCGGCGGCACCACCGGGGGCGTGGGCGTGGCGACGCTGCCGGCGCGCGGGCTGACCATCCAGATGGCGCACAAGAAGGGGGCCGGAAGCACCAAGAACGGCAGGGACTCCAAGGGCCAGCGCCTCGGGGTCAAGATTTACGGCGACCAGCTCGCCAAGCCCGGCGCCATCATCATCCGCCAGCGCGGCACCAAG GTTTATCCTGGAAATAATGTTGGAATGGGCAAGGATCACACCCTCTTTTCCTTGATTGATGGACTTGTCAAGTTTGAGAAATATGGACCGGACAGGAAAAAG GTAAGCGTCTACCCATATGAGAAACAGCCTGAGAACCCAAACAGTTACAGAGCAAGGAAGAGAGAGAACTTCCGCTTGCAGCGCGAACGCTTGAAGGCCAGAGCAGAGGGAACTTATGAACCAGAATTGGTATTGGCAGCTGCAGATGCAAGTGTTGAGGTCAATGCAGACTGCTGA
- the LOC123059053 gene encoding uncharacterized protein, with the protein MDPISIEKIRAMRKYRRNRKQQRLLPALAPYLVATCGVLCLLLTSAAWFPRLCSLLVSFILTTLPDLATAFLLSPKCLFVVGNLIVAFLIAQSRLSPKSQLASDVDVDDVHEEYVKRSVAPMTAKATATTVVFTDHGTSVEGVWEGEKEKEEEEGEEQGEEELEKRVDDFIARVKRQRKLEGKSFFDTDR; encoded by the coding sequence ATGGACCCCATCAGCATAGAGAAGATCAGGGCCATGAGGAAGTACAGGAGGAACAGGAAGCAGCAGCGGCTGCTCCCTGCCCTGGCACCTTACCTGGTGGCCACCTGTGGCGTCCTCTGCCTGCTGCTCACCAGCGCTGCCTGGTTCCCCAGGCTGTGCTCTCTCCTCGTCTCCTTCATCCTCACCACCCTCCCGGACCTGGCCACCGCCTTCCTGCTCAGCCCCAAGTGCCTCTTCGTCGTCGGCAACCTCATCGTCGCCTTCCTCATCGCCCAGTCTAGGCTATCTCCGAAGAGCCAGCTCGCTTCCGATGTGGATGTCGACGACGTCCACGAGGAGTACGTGAAGAGGAGCGTCGCACCGATGACCGCTAAGGCGACAGCTACCACGGTGGTGTTCACCGATCATGGCACCTCGGTTGAAGGAGTTTGGGagggagagaaggagaaggaggaggaggagggggaggagcagggaGAGGAGGAGCTGGAGAAGAGAGTGGATGACTTCATTGCTAGGGTGAAGAGGCAGAGGAAGCTCGAAGGCAAGAGCTTCTTCGACACCGATCGATAG